The genomic region AAAATTGAATGTCTCTCTGACCTACATTCAAATACATGGAAAAGCTGTGACATTACTAATGTACATAAAGCTAAAGTTCTACAAGTAGCTAAATCAAATCTGCTAAATCTTCCAATTATAAAAGCAAGTAAAGTACAAACTCCGATTAAGACGCCTCTTACAGTTATTTTAGACCACAAACCTCTTGCAAATATACCTTCTCCCTTTTCTCTTGGTGCCTGACGCATAATATCTTTATCTGGGGGATCTACACCAAGAGCTATGGCTGGAAGCCCATCTGTGGCTAGATTTACAAATAATATTTGAATTGGTGTTAATGGATTTGGAAGATAAAATAATGAAGCTAAAAACATTGTTAGTACTTCACCTAAATTACAAGATAATAAATATCTTATGAATTTCCTAATATTATCATAAATTATTCTACCTTCTTCTACTGCTGATACAATTGTAGCAAAATTATCATCCATTAAAACCATTGAGGCAGCTTCTTTAGTTACATCTGTTCCTGATATCCCCATTGCAACCCCTATATCTGCTTCTTTGATAGCTGGTGCATCATTAACTCCATCTCCAGTCATTGCAACAATATTGTTATTCTTTTTAAAGGCTCTTACTATTCTTAGTTTATGATTAGGGGAAACCCTCGCAAATACCCTAATATCTTTAACTTTTTTTGTAAGTTCTTCATCACTAATTCTTTCTATTTCTTCGCCAGTAATTGCTTGATTATCTGTATTACATATATTAATTGATTTAGCTATTGCCAAGGCAGTGTTTTTATGATCTCCAGTAATCATAACTGGTTGAATACCAGCAAGCTTACATTTTAATACAGCATCTTTTACTTCAGGTCTTGGAGGATCCATACTTCCAGCTATTCCTAAGAATATTAAATCTTTTTCTAACTCCTCATTATGAACAATATTTTTTTCCTTATATGCTGCTGCCAAACATCTTAAAGCCCGATTTGACATTGAATCCATATATGATAAAACCTGTTTTCTTTTTTGTATTGTTAAGGGCTTAATAGTACCATTTTCCAATATATGAGTACACTTCTCCAATATCCTTTCAGGGGCTCCTTTTACATAGCATATTTCTTTGCCAGCTTCTTTTATTACAACACTCATCATTTTTCTAGTTGAATCAAAAGGAATATCATATACTCTAATTATATTTGACAAAAAATCCTTCAACTTCTTTATATCATTAAAAAAGGCCTTTATTAAAGCTGTTTCTGTTGGATCTCCATAAAGAGCCTTATCTATGTTTTTAACATTAAAATCATAATTACAGTCATTACAATAGATAAGCGCCTTCATTAACATAGAATGGTTTTTTAACTCATCTTTTTCTAAATCATATATTCTTCCATTCATATATATTTCTTTTACTGTCATTTTATTTTGGGTTAAAGTTCCTGTTTTATCTGAGCAAATTACAGAAGTGCAACCTAATGTTTCTACAGCTGGAAGCTTTCTAACTAGTGCATTTTTCTTAAGCATTCTTGAAACACCTAAGGCTAAGGCAACAGTTACTATTGCCGCAAGGCCTTCAGGGATTGCAGCAACAGCTAATGAAACACCAAGTAAAAACATGTCTCCAATTTCATTTCCTCTAATAATTCCAAGAACTGTTACAATGGCGCAAATAATTAAACATAATCCTACTAAAACTTTTCCTAAGGAATCTAATCTTTCTCTTAAAGGAGATTTTTCTTCTTCAATATTATCTAGAAGGTTTGCTATTTTCCCCATCTCAGTTTTCATTCCAATGCTGTCAACTAATAATAATCCTTTTCCTTTTAAAACAGTTGTGCCCATAAAGCCTAAGTTTTTACCTTTTTTAGCTTCCTTACTTACACCAACAGATTCTCCTGTTAAAAGAGATTCATCTACCATAACTGAAGAAGCTTCAATAAAGGTTCCATCTGCTGGAATTCTATCTCCTGCTTCTAGAACAACTAAATCTCCTATGGTTACTTCAATAGAATTTATTACTTTTAGTACATCATCTCTAATAACCTTACAAGTTGGAGCAGCAAGTTCTTTTAATGCTTCTAAAGATTTTTCAGTTCTAAACTCTTGTACAAATCCCATTATCGCATTTACAAAAACTATTATAAGTATAGTAATTGCATCTGCACTATCCCCCATTAGTCCTGAAATAATAGTTGCACCTATCAATATCCAGACAATTAGATCATTAAACTGAGATAAAAATATAAATAGTGGCGATTTTTTCTTCTTATGTGATATTTCATTTAATCCATAGGTATCTTGTCTTTTTTTCACTTCCTTAGTAGTTAGTCCATGTGAATATTCTTTCTCCTGTA from Clostridium isatidis harbors:
- a CDS encoding calcium-translocating P-type ATPase, SERCA-type, with amino-acid sequence MIQEKEYSHGLTTKEVKKRQDTYGLNEISHKKKKSPLFIFLSQFNDLIVWILIGATIISGLMGDSADAITILIIVFVNAIMGFVQEFRTEKSLEALKELAAPTCKVIRDDVLKVINSIEVTIGDLVVLEAGDRIPADGTFIEASSVMVDESLLTGESVGVSKEAKKGKNLGFMGTTVLKGKGLLLVDSIGMKTEMGKIANLLDNIEEEKSPLRERLDSLGKVLVGLCLIICAIVTVLGIIRGNEIGDMFLLGVSLAVAAIPEGLAAIVTVALALGVSRMLKKNALVRKLPAVETLGCTSVICSDKTGTLTQNKMTVKEIYMNGRIYDLEKDELKNHSMLMKALIYCNDCNYDFNVKNIDKALYGDPTETALIKAFFNDIKKLKDFLSNIIRVYDIPFDSTRKMMSVVIKEAGKEICYVKGAPERILEKCTHILENGTIKPLTIQKRKQVLSYMDSMSNRALRCLAAAYKEKNIVHNEELEKDLIFLGIAGSMDPPRPEVKDAVLKCKLAGIQPVMITGDHKNTALAIAKSINICNTDNQAITGEEIERISDEELTKKVKDIRVFARVSPNHKLRIVRAFKKNNNIVAMTGDGVNDAPAIKEADIGVAMGISGTDVTKEAASMVLMDDNFATIVSAVEEGRIIYDNIRKFIRYLLSCNLGEVLTMFLASLFYLPNPLTPIQILFVNLATDGLPAIALGVDPPDKDIMRQAPREKGEGIFARGLWSKITVRGVLIGVCTLLAFIIGRFSRFDLATCRTLALCTLVMSQLFHVFECRSERHSIFEIKLFTNPYLVGAVMISMIMVACILYIPFLARVFDTVALNLAQWGIVLFFSGTIFLVNSTYLLIRSKTKR